A single region of the Triticum dicoccoides isolate Atlit2015 ecotype Zavitan chromosome 2B, WEW_v2.0, whole genome shotgun sequence genome encodes:
- the LOC119367346 gene encoding uncharacterized protein LOC119367346, protein MAAVKPSPPPLPAGTVVVVLALVRVVLALTLALGRVLLVAAEALPYLVFATLWVISAAAATKVAGGRAWAEGSAPAVFLQALTGVVLKASFLVLQALGAVMLCGQFLLYVAAAVSGSGSEFLKRAHGAFNQELIRGVPPRTAVLGTFASTPFILLILAGSLVECMMSKKIGSVIVDVGIFGSSAIPCFVVIPAVVLSNWREDQMSKKNMTHVADC, encoded by the exons ATGGCCGCCGTGAAgccctcgccgccgccgttgccggcGGGGACCGTCGTCGTGGTGCTCGCGCTCGTGCGCGTCGTCCTCGCCCTGACACTGGCGCTCGGCCGCGTCCTCCTCGTCGCGGCCGAAGCGCTCCCCTACCTGGTCTTCGCGACCCTGTGGGTTATCTCCGCGGCCGCGGCTACCAAGGTGGCGGGGGGCCGCGCCTGGGCCGAGGGCTCCGCCCCCGCCGTGTTTCTCCAGGCGCTCACAGGTGTGGTTCTGAAGGCCAGCTTCCTTGTCTTGCAAGCGCTTGGCGCCGTCATGCTGTGCGGCCAGTTCCTGCTCTACGTGGCTGCGGCTGTATCTGGATCCGGTTCAGAGTTCCTAAAG AGAGCACATGGAGCTTTCAACCAGGAGTTGATTAGGGGCGTTCCTCCCCGCACCGCAGTCCTTGGAACGTTCGCGTCAACGCCCTTCATCCTGCTAATTTTAGCTGGTTCTCTGGTGGAATGCATGATGTCGAAAAAGATTGGTTCTGTGATTGTGGATGTGGGGATATTTGGCTCCAGTGCGATACCTTGCTTTGTGGTCATTCCAGCTGTAGTACTGAGTAACTGGAGGGAGGACCAGATGTCAAAGAAAAACATGACTCACGTTGCAGACTGTTGA